One window of Trinickia caryophylli genomic DNA carries:
- a CDS encoding AAA family ATPase — MPKPKLPRLTINRFGPITKADVAFGDLSIIVGPQATGKSLFLQTLKLLVDRDQIHDMFMRHNMSFSGREEAFLDAYFGGGIANGWGRRSSMSFNGASKTLAELARPSRGKKRYERLFYIPAQRVMSLPSGVSQNFGTFNFGDPYALRAFSDAVHDLIQNEFAAKGELFPAPNRLNAILRQPISEQLFGRTSLIVDESEFTKRLALRVPRQKKPLSFLSWSAGQREFTPMLMGLYWLCTVTQKRKSGSNARETIDWVVIEEPEMGLHPNGIQAVLLLMLELLRRGYRVVVSTHSPVVLEMVWALQEFKKLRADEIHVRKLFDLPAAPYAKELAVTALNKDYRVYFFDRNGHSHDISRLDPAAEQIDESEWGELVGFTSKVNAEIAHAVNETSIKKPRGRRHCEQARALF, encoded by the coding sequence TTGCCCAAGCCCAAGCTTCCTCGGTTGACCATCAACCGATTTGGCCCAATCACCAAAGCTGACGTCGCATTTGGCGACCTGTCGATAATCGTCGGCCCTCAGGCAACGGGGAAAAGCCTCTTCCTGCAGACCCTGAAGCTACTCGTCGACCGCGATCAAATTCATGACATGTTCATGCGTCACAACATGTCGTTCAGCGGCCGGGAGGAAGCTTTTTTGGATGCCTACTTCGGCGGGGGCATCGCCAACGGGTGGGGGCGACGGTCCTCAATGAGCTTTAACGGAGCATCCAAAACGCTCGCTGAGCTGGCACGGCCCAGCCGAGGCAAAAAGCGGTACGAGCGCTTGTTCTACATCCCGGCTCAGCGCGTCATGAGCCTACCCAGCGGGGTATCTCAAAATTTTGGGACGTTTAATTTTGGCGATCCGTACGCGCTACGTGCGTTCAGCGACGCGGTTCACGATCTCATTCAAAACGAATTTGCAGCCAAAGGTGAGCTTTTCCCCGCGCCTAATCGATTGAATGCGATCTTACGTCAGCCGATCAGCGAACAGCTGTTTGGACGGACGAGCCTGATCGTCGATGAAAGCGAATTCACCAAGCGACTCGCCTTGCGCGTCCCGCGTCAAAAGAAGCCCCTCAGTTTCCTCTCTTGGTCTGCGGGACAACGCGAATTTACGCCCATGCTAATGGGCCTCTACTGGCTCTGCACTGTAACGCAAAAGCGCAAGTCAGGGTCAAACGCTAGAGAAACGATCGATTGGGTAGTTATCGAAGAGCCTGAGATGGGACTTCACCCCAATGGCATCCAAGCCGTATTGTTGCTGATGCTCGAATTGTTGAGGCGAGGCTATCGAGTCGTAGTTTCCACTCACTCGCCTGTCGTATTGGAGATGGTATGGGCGCTGCAAGAGTTCAAGAAGCTGCGCGCGGATGAAATCCACGTAAGAAAGCTGTTCGACTTGCCTGCCGCACCGTACGCGAAGGAGCTTGCCGTCACCGCGCTGAACAAAGACTACCGAGTCTACTTTTTCGACCGAAATGGTCACTCGCACGATATTTCACGGCTCGACCCTGCCGCGGAGCAAATTGACGAATCGGAATGGGGCGAGCTCGTAGGCTTTACGTCCAAAGTAAACGCGGAAATTGCACACGCCGTTAACGAGACGAGTATCAAGAAGCCGCGCGGCAGGCGGCACTGCGAGCAGGCTCGCGCCCTCTTTTGA
- the ettA gene encoding energy-dependent translational throttle protein EttA, with protein MAQYVFTMNRVGKIVPPKRQILKDISLSFFPGAKIGVLGLNGSGKSTLIRIMAGVDRDIEGEATPMPNLNIGYLPQEPQLDPEKTVREAVEEGLGDVFGAQKKLDEIYAAYAEPDADFDALAAEQAKYEAILAASDGGSPEQQLEVAADALRLPPWDAKVANLSGGEKRRVALCKLLLEKPDMLLLDEPTNHLDAESVEWLEQFLTRFPGTVVAVTHDRYFLDNAAEWILELDRGHGIPWKGNYSSWLDQKETRLEQEEASESARQKAIKKELEWVRQNPKGRQAKSKARIARFEELSSQDYQKRNETQEIFIPVGERLGNEVIEFKNVSKAYGDRLLIDNLSFKVPAGAIVGIIGPNGAGKSTLFRMLTGREQPDSGEIVRGPTVKLAYVDQSRDALDGSKTVFEEISGGADVLTVGKYETPSRAYIGRFNFKGADQQKIVGNLSGGERGRLHLAKTLIAGGNVLLLDEPSNDLDVETLRALEDALLEFAGSVMVISHDRWFLDRIATHILAFEGDSQVVFFDGNYQEYEADKRKRLGEEAAKPKRIRYKPITR; from the coding sequence ATGGCCCAATACGTCTTCACCATGAACCGGGTCGGCAAGATCGTGCCGCCCAAGCGCCAGATTCTCAAAGACATCTCGCTATCGTTCTTTCCTGGCGCGAAGATCGGTGTGCTCGGCCTGAACGGCTCGGGCAAATCCACGCTCATCCGCATCATGGCGGGCGTCGATCGCGACATCGAGGGCGAAGCGACCCCGATGCCGAACCTCAACATCGGCTACCTCCCGCAAGAGCCCCAGCTCGATCCCGAAAAGACGGTGCGCGAAGCCGTGGAAGAAGGGCTCGGCGATGTTTTCGGCGCACAAAAGAAGCTCGACGAGATCTACGCCGCCTATGCGGAGCCGGACGCGGACTTCGACGCGCTTGCGGCCGAGCAGGCCAAATACGAAGCGATTCTCGCGGCCAGCGACGGCGGCAGTCCCGAGCAGCAGCTCGAGGTCGCGGCCGACGCGCTGCGCCTGCCCCCGTGGGATGCCAAGGTCGCGAACCTGTCCGGCGGCGAGAAGCGCCGCGTCGCACTCTGCAAGCTGCTGCTCGAAAAACCCGACATGCTGCTGCTCGACGAGCCGACGAACCACCTCGACGCCGAATCGGTCGAGTGGCTCGAGCAGTTCCTCACGCGCTTTCCGGGCACCGTCGTCGCCGTGACGCACGATCGCTACTTCCTCGACAACGCCGCCGAATGGATTCTCGAACTCGATCGCGGCCATGGCATTCCCTGGAAGGGCAATTACAGCAGTTGGCTCGACCAGAAGGAAACGCGCCTCGAGCAGGAAGAAGCCTCAGAATCGGCGCGTCAAAAAGCGATCAAGAAAGAACTCGAATGGGTTCGGCAGAACCCGAAAGGCCGTCAGGCGAAGTCGAAAGCCCGTATCGCACGCTTCGAAGAACTTTCGAGCCAGGATTATCAGAAGCGCAACGAGACGCAGGAGATTTTCATCCCCGTCGGCGAGCGTCTCGGCAACGAAGTCATCGAGTTCAAGAACGTCAGCAAAGCCTACGGCGATCGTCTGCTCATCGATAATTTGAGCTTCAAGGTACCGGCCGGCGCGATCGTCGGCATCATTGGCCCGAACGGCGCCGGCAAGTCCACGCTCTTTCGCATGCTGACGGGCCGCGAGCAGCCCGATTCGGGTGAGATCGTGCGCGGGCCGACGGTCAAGCTGGCCTATGTCGACCAGAGCCGCGACGCGCTCGACGGCTCGAAGACGGTGTTCGAGGAGATCTCGGGCGGCGCCGATGTCCTCACGGTCGGCAAGTACGAAACGCCGTCGCGGGCCTACATCGGCCGCTTCAACTTCAAGGGCGCCGATCAGCAGAAGATCGTCGGCAACCTCTCGGGCGGCGAGCGCGGCCGGCTGCACCTCGCGAAGACGCTCATCGCGGGCGGCAACGTCCTGCTGCTCGACGAACCGTCGAACGACCTCGACGTGGAAACGCTGCGCGCGCTCGAAGATGCGCTGCTCGAATTCGCAGGTTCGGTCATGGTGATCTCGCACGACCGCTGGTTCCTCGACCGTATCGCCACGCACATCCTCGCCTTCGAGGGCGATTCGCAAGTAGTCTTCTTCGACGGTAATTATCAGGAGTACGAAGCCGACAAGCGCAAGCGCCTCGGCGAAGAAGCGGCCAAGCCCAAACGCATCCGCTACAAGCCGATCACGCGCTGA
- a CDS encoding HAD family hydrolase, whose product MAAKIVVFDFGGVLIDWNPHYLYRKLIPDESARQRFLTEVCSMDWVVQQDGGQTIEHGTAELVARFPEHEPLIRAFYARWHEMIGGAIEEGVALVDRLEAAGVPLFGLTNWSAETFPYAWERFDVLRRFRDVVVSGRVKLVKPDPAIYAEMFARIEQHVPGVAANEIVFIDDNIKNAHAATALGWHGVHHTSAASTAARLRELGLAVGA is encoded by the coding sequence ATGGCTGCAAAAATCGTCGTATTCGATTTTGGCGGGGTGTTGATCGATTGGAACCCGCATTACCTGTACCGCAAGCTGATACCCGACGAATCGGCGCGTCAGCGGTTTCTCACCGAGGTCTGCTCGATGGATTGGGTCGTGCAGCAAGACGGCGGGCAGACGATCGAGCACGGGACTGCCGAGCTCGTTGCGCGCTTTCCCGAGCACGAACCGCTGATTCGCGCGTTCTATGCTCGCTGGCATGAAATGATCGGCGGGGCGATCGAGGAGGGTGTCGCGCTCGTCGATCGACTCGAAGCGGCCGGCGTGCCGCTCTTCGGGCTCACCAACTGGTCGGCCGAGACGTTCCCCTATGCGTGGGAGCGCTTCGACGTGCTGCGTCGTTTCCGCGACGTCGTGGTTTCGGGGCGGGTCAAGCTCGTCAAGCCGGACCCCGCCATTTACGCGGAAATGTTCGCGCGTATCGAGCAGCATGTACCGGGCGTGGCGGCCAACGAGATCGTCTTCATCGACGACAACATCAAGAACGCCCATGCGGCCACGGCGCTCGGCTGGCACGGCGTGCATCACACGAGCGCCGCGTCCACGGCGGCACGACTGCGCGAATTGGGGCTCGCCGTCGGGGCGTGA